One window of Tepidanaerobacter acetatoxydans Re1 genomic DNA carries:
- a CDS encoding M23 family metallopeptidase — protein sequence MNRFKWPVKLSSCFRKVKDSGNKLVKQVIQLPKKTLFAAFLITLLIITNSFFWWYRATHKGFEFNESANKEPLSEWQIDMNEQVLNEENIEKQYGLNNNTQNLSSSSKEHQEKKEDQQNPVKPSEVAGNLQQQTAFDTEKVKKTKEDGSGNITKAAGEEPEETAVVSAMATMAMPAMGRVTTAFAMDTLIYSKTLEQWNCHSGIDIAADIGTPVKAVLDGTVAEVTNNDPKLGVVIVIDHGGGVKTLYGNLNSDKLVKEGEQVKKGQVISAIGKTAPYEIEDPPHLHFEVLKDGKNIDPQQYLPEIR from the coding sequence ATGAACCGATTCAAATGGCCAGTAAAACTTTCTTCATGTTTTAGAAAAGTTAAGGACTCTGGTAATAAACTTGTCAAACAAGTAATTCAACTGCCTAAAAAGACTTTGTTTGCTGCATTTTTGATTACACTTTTAATCATAACCAACAGTTTTTTTTGGTGGTATCGGGCTACACATAAAGGCTTTGAATTTAACGAAAGTGCTAATAAAGAACCTCTGTCTGAGTGGCAAATTGATATGAACGAACAGGTTTTAAATGAAGAAAATATAGAGAAGCAATACGGTTTGAATAATAATACTCAGAATTTGAGTAGTTCATCTAAGGAGCATCAAGAGAAAAAAGAAGATCAACAAAACCCTGTAAAACCCAGTGAGGTAGCTGGAAATTTGCAGCAACAAACAGCTTTTGACACAGAAAAAGTTAAAAAAACAAAAGAGGATGGATCCGGTAATATAACAAAAGCAGCAGGAGAGGAACCAGAAGAAACTGCGGTGGTTTCAGCTATGGCAACCATGGCTATGCCGGCTATGGGAAGGGTAACAACAGCTTTTGCTATGGATACCCTAATCTATTCTAAGACTTTGGAGCAATGGAACTGCCATAGCGGTATTGACATTGCCGCTGACATCGGTACACCGGTAAAAGCCGTTTTAGACGGAACGGTAGCTGAGGTAACAAATAATGATCCTAAGCTGGGGGTAGTTATAGTTATTGACCACGGCGGCGGTGTTAAAACTTTATATGGGAATCTTAATTCGGATAAATTGGTTAAAGAAGGCGAGCAGGTTAAAAAAGGTCAAGTAATTTCAGCTATAGGCAAGACTGCACCTTATGAGATAGAAGATCCTCCTCATCTTCACTTTGAAGTGCTAAAAGATGGTAAAAATATAGATCCACAGCAATATCTTCCTGAAATCAGGTAG
- the spoIID gene encoding stage II sporulation protein D, whose product MKGAGYYIIFFIIFVVIVVPGLIVKSCKPIQFEGPSEQKRIKEAAGENFISVYINSSKKIEKILLEDYVKGVVAAEMPASFNIEALKAQSVAARTYVYKRWRTVGGNGCSLHPEADVCDDPSHCQAWITKSEMLKKWGLFSYYHYYSKINQAVNSTAGMIILYQDEPIDPLFFSTSNGKTENSEDVWEKQIPYLRSVVSPDEEAAPRFFAVKEFTVEEIVSKLRQKWPDIVIDHKNPQAQWKVLEVSEGGRVKKMQVGNKVIKGTEFRQLFELNSTDFKWERSGKNIKIMTTGYGHGVGMSQYGADAMAKNGAGYIDIIKHYYKGVEIIKKIE is encoded by the coding sequence ATGAAAGGAGCAGGCTATTATATAATTTTCTTTATAATTTTTGTTGTTATTGTTGTCCCGGGTTTGATAGTGAAAAGCTGCAAACCCATACAGTTTGAAGGCCCAAGTGAGCAAAAGAGGATAAAAGAGGCTGCTGGCGAGAATTTTATTAGTGTCTATATAAATTCATCTAAAAAGATTGAAAAAATATTACTGGAGGATTACGTAAAAGGTGTAGTAGCTGCTGAAATGCCGGCCAGCTTTAATATCGAAGCCTTAAAAGCTCAGTCAGTAGCAGCAAGGACATATGTATATAAGCGGTGGCGCACTGTAGGAGGTAATGGATGCAGCCTGCATCCCGAAGCGGATGTATGCGATGATCCAAGCCATTGTCAGGCTTGGATTACAAAAAGTGAGATGCTGAAAAAGTGGGGATTATTTTCCTATTATCACTATTACAGTAAGATTAATCAAGCTGTAAACTCTACTGCCGGCATGATCATATTATATCAGGATGAACCCATAGATCCGTTGTTTTTTTCTACCAGCAACGGCAAAACCGAAAACTCCGAAGATGTTTGGGAAAAGCAAATCCCGTATCTTAGAAGCGTAGTAAGTCCCGATGAAGAAGCAGCACCGCGCTTTTTTGCTGTAAAGGAGTTTACTGTCGAAGAAATTGTATCTAAGCTACGTCAAAAGTGGCCTGATATAGTTATTGACCATAAGAATCCGCAAGCCCAGTGGAAGGTGTTAGAAGTCAGTGAGGGAGGGCGAGTCAAAAAAATGCAAGTTGGTAATAAAGTAATAAAAGGTACTGAGTTTCGTCAATTATTCGAGCTGAACTCAACAGATTTTAAATGGGAAAGATCCGGCAAAAATATTAAAATAATGACAACAGGCTACGGACATGGCGTGGGCATGAGCCAATACGGTGCTGATGCGATGGCTAAAAATGGTGCCGGTTATATTGATATAATTAAACATTATTACAAGGGTGTAGAAATAATTAAAAAAATAGAATAG